The DNA window CTTTGAAACAGAAACCAGAATATCATCAAAACCAATGTCAGagataaacaaacagcaaaatAAGGGACAAGACAAGGAAAAAGGGTTACACAAGTAAGCAAAAAAAGGAGTCCATAGATGActtacaaaacacacaaaaaggcCTAATCATAAATGTACAACTTTATGGAAAggctgatttcttttttcttaaaaatgaaatgtcagTTGAGAAACTTCATAGACGTGCCTTTACTGTAATTCgggactaatatatatatatatatatatatatatatatatatatatatatatatatatatatatatatatatatatatatataaagaaaaaacacaaatttaGGCACTGATAAGGCACCACTCTCAGCATGAGTCTCGAGAGTGAAAAGGCCACATTGAAAATGTTCAAAAAAGTCAATTATATGTATTTTCCAATAACTGATATGCATTACAACAATCTCTTTTTGAAAACAAATATTGGTACTTGATGGTGCGTCAAGTGTCCATTATGGACATGTCTAGAATTGTGGACATGGCCACTGTCAGCATACCTACTAGGAATTAACACTATTATCTTACATACACACCACACCACCCATGTTATCACACAAAATAACTGCTTTTTTTCCCAGAAATGGATAGATATATATtatgaaatggaaaaaaaaatattatgaaCTGAACTGGCAGTAATTTAGTGTATAGCAAATAAGAATATAATCTATATTTGAATGTACATTCAAAACCAGTTGCATAATGTATTCCTTAGTCAAAACCTAAACAGAATTGGGCGATAGTTGCTTTATAACGGCTGTATAATTATGTCATTTCATAAGAACATTTCAATATGAAGGGAACTGTAATTACAGACAGTGGCATACTGTGTTACCGACCTTCCCTAATGAAAGGAAAGAATTTCAACTATCAATAAACATAGAAAAATCACAAAAGCTTTAACATAACAGGCCTCCAAGCATTCTCAAATATTAGAATCGATGCACTCCTTCCCGTCCTTTGTGAGAGGAGAACTAAATGAAGCCTAAGCACAGCAAAATACTGAGTAAACGTTACATGTACAAACATTGTCCACGTGTTGAGGTGGTGGAGCATAGTTGAATAGAATGGACCTGAATTGAACATTATGCAAACAATCTGGGGCCATTTCAAAAATGAagttctcaactcaactcaatccATCATACTTGTCCCTGCTCTCACTTGCACAATATACTTTCTTCACTTCAAACTAATAGtggtcatttttatttaaaaatctaCAATGTATATACtaaccaaaaatatatatatatatttatatctatatatattctTATGTTTTGCTCAAGTTGAAATAATATCCTTTGCATGTGCGAGGTGGACATGCGTACGAGGTTTCAGTCTTTTGGCAACAATCAGTGAGAGTGGGTCACTGCATGTAAAAGATACCCCTCTTGAAAGGAAATGCTCTCAACTGAAACGTGCATCTTGGTGGTACGCCGTTTTGGAAGGACAAAAGAACGAGAGGCAGAGCTGTTAGGTTTTCTACTCTGCCAATCTGagattatcttcatctataATGGCAGACAggccaagcatgtctcacactgCTGACAGGAGGCTGAGAGGAAGAGGCTGAGATGCCTGGCAGCTATACTGTGGGTTTAAACAGGAGCAGGGAAAAGAGGAAACAAGGAGGAATGCTGAGGCTGACACACTGCAAGCGGGTGTCAGAGGGCAGAGGAGCAAGGGAATTTATTTCATAGAAACGTACCAAATACTTGCAAGTGAGTAGACAAGACACCTTCGAAGTGATTTCATGAGCCGCGTGTTCGCTCTGACTGGCAGGACGGTGGCCAGCGAAACGCCAAGAGCCGAGTAAAGTCTCGCAATGCTTAAAAAAATTCTGATGCGCGTTTAAAGACTGAAAAGATCTCAGCCTGGATGGAAAGTTTTCGTTTCACAAGAGTCCGATGAGTTCAGCTGATCTGTGAGCTTTCTTCCAATCACAGAACCAGGGCAAAGTGGGATATGCAGTCCCCAAAAGCACCACAGGTTCTCTTCCGTGTCCCATGGGTTTGGTTTCACAACACATGTAAGACTGTACCTTTAAGGAGGGAATGCCAAGCTACATAAAACATTGCTCATATACAAGCAACTCCCAAACAGATTTGTTCCACACATTTAAGCAATTTGCTTCAGTGTCTCTTATAAAATGTAACAATTAGGCACAAATCCTTGATTAAATTCAGACATGTGTTTTTATCCTCTCCCTCTCAGCAGTGGGGTGGGAAATGTCCATAGTGGAGACAACATAACTATCCCTGTGTTCCATCTTTTTGTGGAagcagaaaaatacaaaaaaagaaaggagggggagagaaagaaagaaagagagagagagagttcttcACATTTACGCTGGTAATCATGGTCAGGAGTGCGGTAAAATGGGCTGTGTCAGTTTTGGCAGTACTCTTGCGTTTCTGGATGTGTGAAGATACACctcatacatttcattcatATACTTTCCGTGTCAACATACGCAcgtgtgcgcgcacacactctGAAGAGGATGAAGGAAGAGATAAAAGGCCACTTCTTCCATGAGCCAAGAAAACTCTGCTGGATCTGCAAGAGAAAAGTTCAATAAAGTCATCACTTATAGGTCATAACTTATCTGCACTGGTCTGGATAAAACTTTATTTCTAATAAAACGAACCAGTTCGTACACCTACCATCATATATGACTGACAGGATTGTGCCCATCTCCTCCCAGAGCAGGGTGGGCTCCAGACAGCTGCATTTGAGAGTCACCCACCACACCGGacaccttctcttcctctcgccGCTTCAGACATGCCGCCTTCGGGTTTAGATTGCGCTCTGGACAAAAGACAGAAAATCAGCCTGTTAGTGTACTGTAGACGTTAAAGTAGTACCGTCAAAAACGACTGTATTACTTTAGACTGTATTACAAAGCATGCTTGTTTTGCAGGCACGAACACATTTCTTTCCAGGACTGACCCCGCACTTGCTGCTCCAGGTTGAGGATGACGTTGACAGCCTGGTGGAGGATTAGCAGCTTGGTCTGCGGTTTGTCCGTGCTCAGGTGCAGCTGACACATGCGGCCAAGCTCTTTGAAGGCCTCGTTGATGTCACGTACGCGCAGTCGCTCTCGCGCATTGTTGGCCaccctcctctctttctcccgcTCCATTTTCACCTCGGCTGGCAGGTCTTCATCGTCTTCATCTTGACTACAGGAGGGGAAAAGTAAACCATTATTTAAAgttattttaccttcatcagcTGTTTTTAACAGTGGTAAAATCAGCCAGTGAAAAACGGGTCACAAAAATAAGTAGTGGATAATTGCATAGGTATGAAAACATACACCACaaatgtttggaatcacttgtCAGAATAATAATAGCTGTTATTTTAGCCCATAATAATGACTGAAATACTATAactcagactgtaaaaacaaaaactctctctctctcacatatatatatatatatatatatatatatatatatatatatatatatatatatatatatatatatatatatacatacatacacacacacacacacacacacacaaacacacacctacctCAACCAACTATAATAGTATATAGATAGATTGTTAGTCTATAGATCATTAAAATCAGTTTTCTCAACTATTATGCTTTTCATGCACTATTACGATGCATCACTCTGGACATTCAACCTTTTTTCAATTTTGCAGGttgttacaaaataaataaataatgcaagtGAGTGCactttaaaccattgtaaatcaCAAAAGTCAAGCAAAAGTCTTCTAGCAAAGACCAAACATTTGGGAACAGTccttttaaaaatgtctgaaatgtATTTACAGTTCTACACATTAACTGATTCTTAAAACACAGAGTGGAGTGTGGACTGCCTGCTCCTGAGGCTTCCCAGTGTATTCTAAGGTGGGAGATAGACTTACTCTTCTCCCTGGTCTGAAACACTTGAATGGGTCTGGAGGAAAAACGCCTCCTTTCTGAAAACAATGTGAGAGTTGGGGAGGGGAAAGAAGACCATGAGAGGAGGTAGCAGGTCTGGGATAAGCCCCAACGCTTTTAAAATTGGATTGGCCCTTTGTGGAGGCGcaaaaaaacacatcaacacaaacacacccgcATACATACACTTTGTGATGGTTTGATTTTTAACCGTCAGGTGTCCAATTGTGAAAGATttagtatttttctttttttcaattcAGTATGTGTAACAGATGCAAATTCGGCAGCAGATCATATACCTAGTTCTGTTACGCGACACTTTGTTGTCCTTCTTGTCCTCTTCAGACTTATCTGCCACTGAGGAGTTCTCgtcgtcttctttgtcttcgcTCTTGATGTCCGCACTGTTTGAGGCTATGCCTCCTGGCAAACCTGAAGTCAGAAACCCAACGTCAAAGCGCAAACAAAGCACAACAAAACAGCTCTGTACACATCTGAAAGCTCCTTGTTTTGTCAGATCAGGCTGCTACTCACTGCTGAAACCCTCTGGTGCTCCTGCAGGCTGTGGGGTGCCTGAGGCATGGGATGTCTGTAATAGGCTGCTGCTGGGAGGAAGGCATGCAGGGTCATCATGGTGACTTGCAGCCTAAGGGACATGGACCAAAAGATACATAATTACCAAAAATTGGCATTTATGGATGTGTAAATGTACAATACACCCCTTTCCAACACGTAGATAGGATTAGACACCCCTTAACGTGTACTAATACCAGGTTCAGTCTGAAAAGTAGCAACAATACATCCACCACCAAATATTTCCTCTCCTGAATCACATTATACAATTTAACATTCAGAAAATCCATTGGCGATGTCCTGGTCAGCCTGGCTCGCAGTGTAATCATACCATAGAAGGATGTCTGCTACCCAGAGCCAGTCCAGCACTGGAGAAGCTCTGGGAGAGGCTTCCCAAGGCTCCGTTATGAATGGACGAAGAGACAGCACCCAACAGGCTATGCACTTCCGAGTGGGCCCCACCAACCGCATGACTGCGCAGCACATGGATTGCCTCCTCCAAGCGGTCGTCCATTTTGTTCTGCTGTTGCGAGCCGGAAGAAATAAAGCAGACAATGATatacaaaataattttatttcacAGTATTTACAGGGAAATCTTTTTCAAGAAGGTCAAAAGACTCAATGCTCACAAGTGCAtgtagtccaccttcatagttAGGTGAAAGAGCTGTCTGGCCTGCAGATCTTGGCCACTGTGAAGCACCTGcacaacagaacacaaaagTAAGCAAGCCAAGCATGAAACCCTCTAACAAGTAGTTTGCAGCACCTACTCTGGGACAGCAGAGGGCACTCCAGAGCTTTGACAAAAGTAACCATTCATTTACAGTCTATGCATGTGAACACTAGCATCCAAGAGCTGCTCTCGGAGCAGGTTATGCTTCTGTACACTATTATTTGTATAGGACTAATGTAGATGTGGCACTCTTAGCAATACTATGAACTGCCTCCATGACCAACATAGCACAGACAGCACATGCACATTGGGCATGACTCACCTGCAATGCCCTGGGGGGAACCAACTGGAGTGGAAGGCGTGGAGGGGAAGTTGTTGCTGTTGTGGTCTGACGGGTAGATCTGTGATGAATAAACATATGGTGAGCATcccaaatcattttcattatagTTACCCTAATATGGTTCAGTGGTCGGTATATGGGTGAGGATTAGTGTCAGCAATTGTCAGTGTAGCTTTGTTATCTCCACCAGCTTTCAACACCATTAATACTTCTCTGTAATAAATTCTTTAGCAAGTcagatccaaatttattaagcAATATCCAATATCATACAAAGGAGTTTATCTGCAGTTTAGAAATGTCTGAGGGTCTTCTACTCACAGAGGCCAGAGCTTTTCCAATCTCATCGCCTGAGCTGCCTGTGGCTGAGCTTCTACTGGCTGTAAGAGAGAACTAACATCTTATTACTTGCCCTTTTACATAAACAGAACATATATATTCTAAACACGTACATTCAAGCagcaaaatggaagaaatgctaTTTAAGGCCACAATCAGGATGCTTTTATAGTAGCCAATtacatgtaaatatgtatagtctacacacacatcctgtttacctcacacacacacacacacacacacacacacacacacacacacacacacacacacagatcatggaagaagaagaaaaaagaaatctctGAGCTAAATGTTCAGATATTTTTGGAATGAGTGCCTTCCAAGAAAGCCTTCAATAGACAATAAAAGACTCTTCCGACAGAAACTTACAGCCATTTTAAAGATACTACAAGTATAACCCTAACCCAGCAAGTAAAATGGTTTACAGTCGTACCCAGAATGCTGTCTGCTCCATTGATGGAGGTTGTGTGATTGTAAGCTCCAGAGCCCGAGTGGAATCCATTGACGTCAGCTCCGTGCAGAGGGTAGTTCTGCGGGGACAGGGGCAGCGGCTGGCGCTTCTACAACGACACCACCACATCTCATTCGTTAGCGAAGTGTGATTAGAGTGAGGCAGCAAAGAGTTAATCAGATTTCCGCAGCAGAGAGGGACTTACCATCCTGTCCTGTGGATTGATGGCAGTAAAGGAGCCAGCCTGGCTGATGTGGGGCGAGTTGCCCAGCATGGCTGAGTAGCCTGACTGGCCCAGAGGTCCAGAGGATGCCCAGGGGTCAGAGGAAGGGTGCAGACCCTCTGCGTTAGCAGAAGGAGAAGATGAGGTTGaaatttgaatttttttttattatttctctcAATAAACAGACCGGAACAACATCTACTTTGTACAACTCCTGAATAAGCACTCACCTTGCATGTAGAACGAGCCAGGGTACACAGGACCCGTTTTGGAGCCTGGATAACCTACACTGTCCCGGGGATACTCATCACCAGACGTAGAGGCGTAGACCTGGCCCAAAATAAAAGCACACATTAAAGCACCCAACTGCATCTGCACTTCTAGGCAACAAACAATAAGACCTAAACAGTAGTATCTGCACAGCTGTGCATGCTTCAGCCACTCAGCACTTATGAGAACAAAACAAAGTACCAAAAGAGTTTGTCAAGGACTTCCAGatttatttcatgttatttatttatttattgtgctaATGACGTGTGCGAGTGTTTCCGCAGTGCCCCCTCAGCTAAAGTGGCAGGGACTGGGAACAGAGCATGCTGGGAAAGGAGCCACAGCCGTGTTGTGGCACAGTCTGtgcatcctctctctctcccccacgagccaagagcgagagagggtgGGCGCGCACAAAAGGGCACCATCTCTCAGAGCTCATCCAAATCAAGCACCCTCAGTGTCTGCTGCGCTACAGGATCAAGCGAAGCATTTTCTGCATCCATGGAACCCATTTCATCCTGAAACATCCTGAAACATGATCTTTCTTTCCAAAACCAGAATCGTTTAGTTtacctaccacacacacacacacacacacaaaaacagggGGGGTAAGATATGTTTTGGTGCAGCAGTTGTCCAATATAGCGTCCAATAAATCGATAGAAAAATACATAAAAGGTTTGCAGTTACATGTAGGAAGTACTAAAGCTGTAGACACTTATAAAGTACATTATACCTATTCctatgtgtgtgtacaaatatatatattatatatatatatatatatggcagttgttctttacaatgtGTGAGGATTTAATGATGAACGGAACAATAGAAATACtttaaaatgacctggaatgaaatctttttacattgacgtccataACATTGAGTTGgcattttggagacacaaggtttctGCCTGACAGCAACTatattattccaagtcattctggagcatttccattggtccagcattacatttattttatttatttattttacacagtatgatgaacaactgccagattcaaattatgccaAAATATGGAGATTTCTGAGCGACTGAGagactatattttatatactttGTTTCTTAGATTATATACAATTACAGAAAACAAGTTAAGTAATTTAATACGACAGAAACAGACACctgaaaaaaacagaagaaaccaAAATCATGGTTTAGCTTCAAACCTTGTGgttttgtctcttttttttatgaatttcagtatatttttttttatttgtgctgCTGGATCGTATTTTTGCTGTCTGCTAAACAAAGGGGACTGCATaccaccacacaaacacacactatgcCATGACAGGCCACCATACACTCTCTCCTTGTATGACTGTGTATGAAACTGCACACGTGTACGTCTGTACCGGGGGGTCGTTTGAAGCCCAGCGGAGAATTGACAAATCCAGCAAACTgatatttctctttttcctgTAATTTGATTTAACAGGGAGAAGTGGGAAGGGAATGGAGAGATGCACTTCTAATTACAGAGCCATCTGCCTGCTCCTGGAGCCAGTCCAACTCCACAGGCAGCTGGgctgaagagaggagagggtggagggagagagggaggggaggaggaggagtagagGAGCAAAGGGaagagggggggtggtggtgagaAGCAGCAAGGGGAGAGGTCTTGCTGAAGGAGGGGAAAAAGTGGAGAAAAATAGACTGCCTTGATCACGTGGAAGCCAGAGAAAAGGAGGTTGCAAAGAGAAAAATGAGACGCTTCCTTTgctcccccccaaaaaaaactcAAAGACAGATTGTTCTCCAGTCTTGTTagcatttttttgttgttgtttgtgcgttaaaaaaaaaaaaatctcacaaGGACGGGAAGGAAATTATCATGTGTAAGTGACAAAGGAAAAACTAACctacagaagacaaagaaaaggaacTCAAAAACGTCACCTGAAAGCCTTGAAAAGAAACCAAATATCTGGAACTCCTTTATAACTTACAGTACAGTTGTTATGATGTTACTGGCTTGAATAAAGCCATTAGAAAAggtcacattttcagaacatctCTCATGCCACAAGGGTCTACTACGCACCTATAGATTACACATTCCTTTAAAACAACTTTCAAAAGGCCAAATATCCAGAGCTCCTCTCATCTAGCTCATGCAGAAACAACCTCCTTATACAGAGACAATCACATTACACATAAAAACAGTGGAAAGCCTTAAAAGCCTTAAAAAATGTCCAGCACTACTCTACTGCAGCAAGAGCCTACTAGTTAGGGCCTTAGAAGACTCAATGCAGGCATTAGGGTATTAGAGCACTGGTGGGATGGGGGATGGTTAGAGCTACAGGAAGTTACCTAGCAGACCCAGCCCAAGCAGAGCAGGGGCTCCAAgagggaaggggaggggggggctcAGGATCATCAACAGCTATTAATCTGAGCTCAGACAggttagtgagggagggggtggaaggaaaaaaaacgaaagaaaggaaagaaagaaaaataggaGCACAGAAGGTGGACTTGCTACTAGAAGCAGGAtcaagtgagagagggagagagagaaagaaagaagctgTCGCGTGGCCAGGCGTAGGTCAATACAAAGATGGTGTatgagggagggggaggggtgtgtgtgtgtgtgtgtgtgtgtgtgtgtgtgtgtgtgtgtgtgtgtgtctggagggCACATGGTGAGCTCTTTTGGCCTTAgactacaacacaacacttgCAATAAGCAACAAggccaaaatgacaaaatctCATTAAAGCTTTTTCCAAACTTCATCCACTTTACCAGGCCTTCACTGAAGCCGCAGTACGGCAAGAGAATCTCTCGCCAAGTAGCTTTTGATTAGTTCAACCATCAATCACAGTTTCCTGTTTGCGCGCCATGACTTTATGTTGCCTACAACAAGCAAGCTTGACTGCTGAAAGTgcatttctgtaggagtgagaaAAAGACCTGCGATGACTTTGTTTAAATATGTTGCTTCACAACAGGGGGATTTTCCTTACGCCTGCCAAGAGGCATTTATTTACCAATTTTGGCCAACACATAAATCAAAACGGATGAGAATTTGGAAATCTTACAAGGCCTTGGACTAGAAAATTGCTGGATCAACTTTTTCAGAACACCAACGTTCTCTGATTAGGCTACGCATGTGTGAAAGGCTTACAGAGCCTCAGGGAATAGCTGTTATATACACTTGTTCACAGACTCACCTATTAGATTCAATCGACACAAAAACAGAAGAGCTGTAGCTATGCTACAGCACCTCACTGCAGACCTGCGATTTTGTTAAACAGTGTAAGAGCAGGACTTCTGTCACAAAACTACTGATGCTGAACGTGCTCAGGGAGGGGGAATGGGGAGGTTGTATGGAGGTGACCCACAGGGTTATACTTACAGAAGATGGTAGTCCTGGAGGCTTCCGAATCTTTTTTGGCTGAGTgtctaaaagagaaaaaaggtcACGAATGTGTCAGTTAGAGTTTTACACGCCTGACAAAACGCTCAGAAAAAATTAGGGAACATTTTCTGAAGCCTGAATTCTCAaaacattaatttccatttaaGAAAGCAATAAGATTTTTCACTAAATGTTGAtctgatctttaaaaaaaaatggcattATTATAAGTAGAATGCAGGTTTACATGCAATACATGTGTTGTGTTTTCCTCAAGCTAAACCAGGCTGATTATGTATATATCTGAGAATTCACAGCATTGTAAAAGCTCCTACCGATGTTTCCATCTGGAGGGCGTCTGCGGGGGTTACTGCCGTATGAGGGGTAAAACTGAGAGCCAGACTTTAGGCCTGAAGGAGACATGGCATCTGCACTGGGCATCACAATGTCTGACGGCAGGAACCCCGACTACATTGACAGAACAGAGAAATATTAAGATACTGATCAACCATAAAAAACACCAGTTGCAAaccagtgaaagagagagaatcttACCTGGGACCCAAATGAAGAATACGGTCCCCTTTCATTCTTCCCTGTAAGGGAAAATATACTCATGTTACATGTGCATATTTTGTCAGTGAAAGTGCATGCAATTGAAAGCGAAAATGACTGTTAAAGCAGCATATCGTCACAGTCACACAAAAAGCTTAACCGTATAAACTTTTTAAAGGTAGTCAATAAAAAGATCTTATTCCAAGTcactttagagcatttctattggtcttttCATAATGAAATGTGGACACAATGTCAAGAAACTGCAAAACCATAGGGAGGTACAAGAAATCTGTATGAACAGCAAACAATATATACTGTTAATAACACCATTAATTCACTAGTCTAGCATTTCTCCATCTAACCTCAAACTCCACCTCAACTTAAACCCACTTATAATAAAAGTCAACGAGCAGGTGCTGAAGCAACCGCCCATAGCCTTCTTTCTAAATGAGTTTTGAGTCAAAGggttttttgttcttttactaAATACAAGGAAACGTTGCCAGAATTACTGTCAGTGTTAATCCACCGCAGAATACAGATGCGGTGATTAGGCTGAAAACGCTGGAGTATTTCTTTAACATGGGCTTGGCAGTGGTGTTTAATGGAGAGAACAGAAAACAGCTTCAGTGCTAAACATGTCCAGCTCTGCTGTGCTTTCAGTGACTGTAAGCTGCTACTCATATAGAAATGATTCATGTTGTGATACATTATGTTGTGATGGCAAGTCCTCAGCAAACCAtcgaaaaacaaaaaaaattaagtaaatagaagaagaagaagaaaaaaaaaaaatgaagtgtAGAAACTGGTGAGAAAAGGCAACGGCACTGGATGGAGGTCTGTGTGTGAGCCCTTCCCCCTAAAGCTGGAGCAGCGCTCAGCTACAAAGAGCCACTGTTGGTCTAAACCCAAGGGAGAGTTTCTGCCTCAGTGGCCTTAGCATCACCggaacagacaaacacacacagacacacacagacacacatacatagacacACAAGTCAGAAACTCACCGCCAATCCCTGAGCTGAGGAATGGGGAAGATAGCCCCTCATGCTCGCTGTAGTGTGAGCCTTCAACATAACTCtggaaaagcaaaacaaaacaaaacacaaaatgatGATCTCACACCTGCTCCCCATTATACTCTATTCAGAAACAGATTCAGACTGAAGCTTTATTGGCCAATTATGTTTGTACATAGAAGGATTCGGTTATCAGTTACACAGCATCCCTCAATACTCAGAAGCAAAAGATATTTGCATATTATGACTGGTTATAAAActccacttttttatttttaaatgtatgtatcTGTACTAAAATTCTGTCTCTGGCTT is part of the Salminus brasiliensis chromosome 17, fSalBra1.hap2, whole genome shotgun sequence genome and encodes:
- the tcf3b gene encoding transcription factor 3b isoform X3, which produces MFAPPVANGKNRPTTLASSQFGGSGLDERSSSSPWAAGEQGSPSFNQERSYVEGSHYSEHEGLSSPFLSSGIGGKNERGPYSSFGSQSGFLPSDIVMPSADAMSPSGLKSGSQFYPSYGSNPRRRPPDGNIDTQPKKIRKPPGLPSSVYASTSGDEYPRDSVGYPGSKTGPVYPGSFYMQEGLHPSSDPWASSGPLGQSGYSAMLGNSPHISQAGSFTAINPQDRMKRQPLPLSPQNYPLHGADVNGFHSGSGAYNHTTSINGADSILASRSSATGSSGDEIGKALASIYPSDHNSNNFPSTPSTPVGSPQGIAGASQWPRSAGQTALSPNYEGGLHALQNKMDDRLEEAIHVLRSHAVGGAHSEVHSLLGAVSSSIHNGALGSLSQSFSSAGLALGSRHPSMAASHHDDPACLPPSSSLLQTSHASGTPQPAGAPEGFSSLPGGIASNSADIKSEDKEDDENSSVADKSEEDKKDNKVSRNRTRKEAFFLQTHSSVSDQGEDQDEDDEDLPAEVKMEREKERRVANNARERLRVRDINEAFKELGRMCQLHLSTDKPQTKLLILHQAVNVILNLEQQVRERNLNPKAACLKRREEEKVSGVVGDSQMQLSGAHPALGGDGHNPVSHI
- the tcf3b gene encoding transcription factor 3b isoform X2; this translates as MNEQQDHTMAVETDKELSDLLDFSAMFAPPVANGKNRPTTLASSQFGGSGLDERSSSSPWAAGEQGSPSFNQERSYVEGSHYSEHEGLSSPFLSSGIGGKNERGPYSSFGSQSGFLPSDIVMPSADAMSPSGLKSGSQFYPSYGSNPRRRPPDGNIDTQPKKIRKPPGLPSSVYASTSGDEYPRDSVGYPGSKTGPVYPGSFYMQEGLHPSSDPWASSGPLGQSGYSAMLGNSPHISQAGSFTAINPQDRMKRQPLPLSPQNYPLHGADVNGFHSGSGAYNHTTSINGADSILASRSSATGSSGDEIGKALASIYPSDHNSNNFPSTPSTPVGSPQGIAGASQWPRSAGQTALSPNYEGGLHALNKMDDRLEEAIHVLRSHAVGGAHSEVHSLLGAVSSSIHNGALGSLSQSFSSAGLALGSRHPSMAASHHDDPACLPPSSSLLQTSHASGTPQPAGAPEGFSSLPGGIASNSADIKSEDKEDDENSSVADKSEEDKKDNKVSRNRTRKEAFFLQTHSSVSDQGEDQDEDDEDLPAEVKMEREKERRVANNARERLRVRDINEAFKELGRMCQLHLSTDKPQTKLLILHQAVNVILNLEQQVRERNLNPKAACLKRREEEKVSGVVGDSQMQLSGAHPALGGDGHNPVSHI
- the tcf3b gene encoding transcription factor 3b isoform X1 — encoded protein: MNEQQDHTMAVETDKELSDLLDFSAMFAPPVANGKNRPTTLASSQFGGSGLDERSSSSPWAAGEQGSPSFNQERSYVEGSHYSEHEGLSSPFLSSGIGGKNERGPYSSFGSQSGFLPSDIVMPSADAMSPSGLKSGSQFYPSYGSNPRRRPPDGNIDTQPKKIRKPPGLPSSVYASTSGDEYPRDSVGYPGSKTGPVYPGSFYMQEGLHPSSDPWASSGPLGQSGYSAMLGNSPHISQAGSFTAINPQDRMKRQPLPLSPQNYPLHGADVNGFHSGSGAYNHTTSINGADSILASRSSATGSSGDEIGKALASIYPSDHNSNNFPSTPSTPVGSPQGIAGASQWPRSAGQTALSPNYEGGLHALQNKMDDRLEEAIHVLRSHAVGGAHSEVHSLLGAVSSSIHNGALGSLSQSFSSAGLALGSRHPSMAASHHDDPACLPPSSSLLQTSHASGTPQPAGAPEGFSSLPGGIASNSADIKSEDKEDDENSSVADKSEEDKKDNKVSRNRTRKEAFFLQTHSSVSDQGEDQDEDDEDLPAEVKMEREKERRVANNARERLRVRDINEAFKELGRMCQLHLSTDKPQTKLLILHQAVNVILNLEQQVRERNLNPKAACLKRREEEKVSGVVGDSQMQLSGAHPALGGDGHNPVSHI